The following proteins are co-located in the Solanum pennellii chromosome 1, SPENNV200 genome:
- the LOC107007149 gene encoding E3 ubiquitin-protein ligase RNF170-like isoform X1, translated as MRIMKNPNISSSIKDGDVKMEEEEGVKRRRESEKPPEDDCCPICFGDFSIPCKTNCGHWFCANCILQLWYYRSTLRRCKCPICSCLISILVPEASLLVQQEKDVVELLKKIRRYNHIYVSGAYGIFLVLALPLLTRRVLRALMDTLMDPDQVRLNYYLMRIFALFLSWIYWGCEFQFIPTGGLGIWRLFDICAIATVAIFYMVGLYHRWVLRRRVRQLAVLPIHPD; from the exons ATGAGGATTATgaaaaaccctaacatttctaGCTCGATTAAGGATGGAGATGTGAAGATGGAGGAGGAAGAAGGTGTAAAGAGAAGGAGGGAAAGTGAAAAGCCACCAGAGGATGACTGTTGTCCTATTTGCTTTGGGGATTTCTCCATTCCTTGTAAAACCAACTGTGGTCACTGGTTTTGTG CTAATTGCATATTGCAGCTGTGGTACTACAGATCAACACTGCGGCGATGCAAGTGTCCAATATGCAGCTGCCTCATAAGTATATTGGTACCGGAGGCATCATTACTTGTTCAACAGGAAAAGGATGTTGTCGAGCTGCTTAAAAAGATTAGGCGGTACAATCACATCTACGTTAGTGGTGCTTATGGGATTTTTCTC GTACTAGCACTGCCGCTTTTAACTCGGAGAGTTCTCCGAGCACTGATGGACACTCTGATGGATCCTGATCAAGTTCGATTAAACTATTACTTGATGCGCATTTTTGCA TTGTTCCTGAGTTGGATCTACTGGGGCTGCGAATTTCAGTTCATTCCTACTG GAGGACTGGGAATCTGGAGGTTGTTTGACATCTGTGCTATTGCCACGGTAGCCATTTTCTATATGGTTGGTCTATACCATAGATGGGTGCTTCGTCGTCGTGTGAGACAATTGGCTGTTCTACCAATACATCCTGATTGA
- the LOC107007149 gene encoding E3 ubiquitin-protein ligase RNF170-like isoform X2, which yields MRIMKNPNISSSIKDGDVKMEEEEGVKRRRESEKPPEDDCCPICFGDFSIPCKTNCGHWFCANCILQLWYYRSTLRRCKCPICSCLISILVPEASLLVQQEKDVVELLKKIRRYNHIYVSGAYGIFLKVLALPLLTRRVLRALMDTLMDPDQVRLNYYLMRIFALFLSWIYWGCEFQFIPTGGLGIWRLFDICAIATVAIFYMVGLYHRWVLRRRVRQLAVLPIHPD from the exons ATGAGGATTATgaaaaaccctaacatttctaGCTCGATTAAGGATGGAGATGTGAAGATGGAGGAGGAAGAAGGTGTAAAGAGAAGGAGGGAAAGTGAAAAGCCACCAGAGGATGACTGTTGTCCTATTTGCTTTGGGGATTTCTCCATTCCTTGTAAAACCAACTGTGGTCACTGGTTTTGTG CTAATTGCATATTGCAGCTGTGGTACTACAGATCAACACTGCGGCGATGCAAGTGTCCAATATGCAGCTGCCTCATAAGTATATTGGTACCGGAGGCATCATTACTTGTTCAACAGGAAAAGGATGTTGTCGAGCTGCTTAAAAAGATTAGGCGGTACAATCACATCTACGTTAGTGGTGCTTATGGGATTTTTCTC AAGGTACTAGCACTGCCGCTTTTAACTCGGAGAGTTCTCCGAGCACTGATGGACACTCTGATGGATCCTGATCAAGTTCGATTAAACTATTACTTGATGCGCATTTTTGCA TTGTTCCTGAGTTGGATCTACTGGGGCTGCGAATTTCAGTTCATTCCTACTG GAGGACTGGGAATCTGGAGGTTGTTTGACATCTGTGCTATTGCCACGGTAGCCATTTTCTATATGGTTGGTCTATACCATAGATGGGTGCTTCGTCGTCGTGTGAGACAATTGGCTGTTCTACCAATACATCCTGATTGA
- the LOC107007149 gene encoding E3 ubiquitin-protein ligase RNF170-like isoform X3 encodes MEEEEGVKRRRESEKPPEDDCCPICFGDFSIPCKTNCGHWFCANCILQLWYYRSTLRRCKCPICSCLISILVPEASLLVQQEKDVVELLKKIRRYNHIYVSGAYGIFLKVLALPLLTRRVLRALMDTLMDPDQVRLNYYLMRIFALFLSWIYWGCEFQFIPTGGLGIWRLFDICAIATVAIFYMVGLYHRWVLRRRVRQLAVLPIHPD; translated from the exons ATGGAGGAGGAAGAAGGTGTAAAGAGAAGGAGGGAAAGTGAAAAGCCACCAGAGGATGACTGTTGTCCTATTTGCTTTGGGGATTTCTCCATTCCTTGTAAAACCAACTGTGGTCACTGGTTTTGTG CTAATTGCATATTGCAGCTGTGGTACTACAGATCAACACTGCGGCGATGCAAGTGTCCAATATGCAGCTGCCTCATAAGTATATTGGTACCGGAGGCATCATTACTTGTTCAACAGGAAAAGGATGTTGTCGAGCTGCTTAAAAAGATTAGGCGGTACAATCACATCTACGTTAGTGGTGCTTATGGGATTTTTCTC AAGGTACTAGCACTGCCGCTTTTAACTCGGAGAGTTCTCCGAGCACTGATGGACACTCTGATGGATCCTGATCAAGTTCGATTAAACTATTACTTGATGCGCATTTTTGCA TTGTTCCTGAGTTGGATCTACTGGGGCTGCGAATTTCAGTTCATTCCTACTG GAGGACTGGGAATCTGGAGGTTGTTTGACATCTGTGCTATTGCCACGGTAGCCATTTTCTATATGGTTGGTCTATACCATAGATGGGTGCTTCGTCGTCGTGTGAGACAATTGGCTGTTCTACCAATACATCCTGATTGA
- the LOC107007121 gene encoding uncharacterized protein LOC107007121 isoform X3, translating to MKFFLHSIPLRNRRQNPNPIPPSPAMLSDLASDSGDGRQEETASSSSAAVMNSDDEEEEEDMGYKTHDDEVSTTSFSGTKIEDEQEGNREPTAEDEDLRELDGASSKSLVVAETENAFLRTEKPPTDDCCPICFGNFVVPCRGPCGHWYCGGCILQYWNYGAALQPCNCPMCSRKLTNLTPEASLYSQQDAEVIEVLKKVRKYNRLFIGGTYGLMLKVLGLPFYMKRVFNEMMNPDRPGAHLNKLRIFAAVKM from the exons ATGAAGTTCTTCCTCCATAGTATTCCTTTACGAAATCGTCgtcaaaaccctaaccctatcccacCTTCTCCAGCTATGCTTTCTGACTTAGCTTCCGATTCCGGTGACGGACGACAGGAGGAAACCGCTTCTTCCTCCTCCGCTGCCGTGATGAATTCGGACGACgaagaggaggaagaagatATGGGATATAAGACGCATGATGATGAGGTGAGTACGACGTCGTTTTCAGGAACGAAGATAGAGGATGAGCAGGAAGGTAATCGTGAACCGACAGCCGAGGATGAGGACCTTCGGGAGTTGGATGGTGCATCTTCGAAGAGCCTTGTGGTTGCTGAGACAGAGAATGCGTTTTTGAGGACGGAGAAGCCTCCTACTGATGACTGTTGTCCAATCTGCTTTGGAAATTTTGTCGTTCCTTGCCGAGGTCCTTGTGGCCACTGGTACTGCG GAGGTTGCATTTTGCAGTATTGGAACTATGGTGCCGCACTTCAGCCTTGTAACTGCCCCATGTGTTCGAGGAAGCTTACTAATTTGACACCAGAGGCATCATTGTATAGTCAGCAGGATGCAGAAGTAATTGAGGTTTTGAAAAAAGTTCGGAAGTATAATCGCCTTTTTATAGGTGGCACTTATGGCCTCATGCTG AAGGTGCTTGGATTGCCCTTTTACATGAAGAGAGTGttcaatgaaatgatgaatccTGACAGGCCTGGTGCTCATTTGAACAAATTGCGTATTTTTGCT GCCGTCAAAATGTAA
- the LOC107007121 gene encoding uncharacterized protein LOC107007121 isoform X2, protein MKFFLHSIPLRNRRQNPNPIPPSPAMLSDLASDSGDGRQEETASSSSAAVMNSDDEEEEEDMGYKTHDDEVSTTSFSGTKIEDEQEGNREPTAEDEDLRELDGASSKSLVVAETENAFLRTEKPPTDDCCPICFGNFVVPCRGPCGHWYCGGCILQYWNYGAALQPCNCPMCSRKLTNLTPEASLYSQQDAEVIEVLKKVRKYNRLFIGGTYGLMLKVLGLPFYMKRVFNEMMNPDRPGAHLNKLRIFAIISCRCSWDSFTHSAPLIFSE, encoded by the exons ATGAAGTTCTTCCTCCATAGTATTCCTTTACGAAATCGTCgtcaaaaccctaaccctatcccacCTTCTCCAGCTATGCTTTCTGACTTAGCTTCCGATTCCGGTGACGGACGACAGGAGGAAACCGCTTCTTCCTCCTCCGCTGCCGTGATGAATTCGGACGACgaagaggaggaagaagatATGGGATATAAGACGCATGATGATGAGGTGAGTACGACGTCGTTTTCAGGAACGAAGATAGAGGATGAGCAGGAAGGTAATCGTGAACCGACAGCCGAGGATGAGGACCTTCGGGAGTTGGATGGTGCATCTTCGAAGAGCCTTGTGGTTGCTGAGACAGAGAATGCGTTTTTGAGGACGGAGAAGCCTCCTACTGATGACTGTTGTCCAATCTGCTTTGGAAATTTTGTCGTTCCTTGCCGAGGTCCTTGTGGCCACTGGTACTGCG GAGGTTGCATTTTGCAGTATTGGAACTATGGTGCCGCACTTCAGCCTTGTAACTGCCCCATGTGTTCGAGGAAGCTTACTAATTTGACACCAGAGGCATCATTGTATAGTCAGCAGGATGCAGAAGTAATTGAGGTTTTGAAAAAAGTTCGGAAGTATAATCGCCTTTTTATAGGTGGCACTTATGGCCTCATGCTG AAGGTGCTTGGATTGCCCTTTTACATGAAGAGAGTGttcaatgaaatgatgaatccTGACAGGCCTGGTGCTCATTTGAACAAATTGCGTATTTTTGCT ATAATTTCTTGCAGATGTTCCTGGGACTCCTTTACACATTCAGCCCCTTTGATTTTCTCAGAATAG
- the LOC107007121 gene encoding E3 ubiquitin-protein ligase RNF170-like isoform X1, translating into MKFFLHSIPLRNRRQNPNPIPPSPAMLSDLASDSGDGRQEETASSSSAAVMNSDDEEEEEDMGYKTHDDEVSTTSFSGTKIEDEQEGNREPTAEDEDLRELDGASSKSLVVAETENAFLRTEKPPTDDCCPICFGNFVVPCRGPCGHWYCGGCILQYWNYGAALQPCNCPMCSRKLTNLTPEASLYSQQDAEVIEVLKKVRKYNRLFIGGTYGLMLKVLGLPFYMKRVFNEMMNPDRPGAHLNKLRIFAMFLGLLYTFSPFDFLRIGRQNVIDVFDYSAIALSSVLYLVGLYLRRRRFRHVREMAEADFAAH; encoded by the exons ATGAAGTTCTTCCTCCATAGTATTCCTTTACGAAATCGTCgtcaaaaccctaaccctatcccacCTTCTCCAGCTATGCTTTCTGACTTAGCTTCCGATTCCGGTGACGGACGACAGGAGGAAACCGCTTCTTCCTCCTCCGCTGCCGTGATGAATTCGGACGACgaagaggaggaagaagatATGGGATATAAGACGCATGATGATGAGGTGAGTACGACGTCGTTTTCAGGAACGAAGATAGAGGATGAGCAGGAAGGTAATCGTGAACCGACAGCCGAGGATGAGGACCTTCGGGAGTTGGATGGTGCATCTTCGAAGAGCCTTGTGGTTGCTGAGACAGAGAATGCGTTTTTGAGGACGGAGAAGCCTCCTACTGATGACTGTTGTCCAATCTGCTTTGGAAATTTTGTCGTTCCTTGCCGAGGTCCTTGTGGCCACTGGTACTGCG GAGGTTGCATTTTGCAGTATTGGAACTATGGTGCCGCACTTCAGCCTTGTAACTGCCCCATGTGTTCGAGGAAGCTTACTAATTTGACACCAGAGGCATCATTGTATAGTCAGCAGGATGCAGAAGTAATTGAGGTTTTGAAAAAAGTTCGGAAGTATAATCGCCTTTTTATAGGTGGCACTTATGGCCTCATGCTG AAGGTGCTTGGATTGCCCTTTTACATGAAGAGAGTGttcaatgaaatgatgaatccTGACAGGCCTGGTGCTCATTTGAACAAATTGCGTATTTTTGCT ATGTTCCTGGGACTCCTTTACACATTCAGCCCCTTTGATTTTCTCAGAATAG GCCGTCAAAATGTAATTGATGTATTTGATTATTCTGCCATTGCACTATCCTCAGTGTTATATTTGGTTGGGCTGTATCTTCGACGAAGGCGTTTCCGCCATGTCAGGGAAATGGCTGAGGCTGATTTTGCTGCTCATTGA